In the genome of Croceimicrobium hydrocarbonivorans, one region contains:
- a CDS encoding WD40/YVTN/BNR-like repeat-containing protein: protein MKRPLFVAILLLFSVLGFAQDSIPQKLLSDLNFRSIGPAGMSGRITAIKVDPRDDNRIYAGSASGGLWRSENGGTSWSCIFNNEAVSSVGSIALDPQNPDVIWLGTGEGNPRNSNTGGAGIYRSPDGGKSWKLMGLEESRHIHRILVHPYDPNIIYVAAIGNPWADSKDRGVYKSIDGGKNWELILYNNERTGAAEMVMDPQNPDKLIVNIWEHRRNPWFFKSGGPGSGLYITYDGGASWSQKSEKDGLPKGELGRMGIAIAPSQPNRIYALIENKEKNALYRSDDGGSKWQKISVDPNIGNRPFYYAEIYVDPENENRVYSIWSVLSRSEDGGKNWEVIAPYDYIHPDHHAFYIHPQDPNYIINGNDGGLNISRDRGRSWRFVNNLPLAQFYHISYDMEMPYNVYGGMQDNGSWKGPAYVWRADGIRNDYWEELFFGDGFDVLPDPNNNRYVYAMSQEGFVGRVDVNTGYTQMIRPVHPEHIKLRYNWNAPIAQDPFDSTCIYFGAQFVFKSKDQGQSWEVISPDLTTNDTSKQHFDESGGLTYDVTGAENYTTLLCIEPGLSPGELWVSSDDGLLHLSRDSGKNWQELSAKMKALPEGAWIPQIVHSAHQKGAAFVVANDYRRGNEKPYLYYTDNYGKSFRNIGMDLPAYVLSVVQDPVDPNLLFAGTQRGLFFTWDMGLHWQKWTKDFPTVPVNDLKIHPREHDLIVGTFGRAAYILDPLEQLRESIALHRRNENPKLQLYTVNDPWKHATKRADGSRFPADGIFKGENRNSGLEVFVYNGFEKEDSVKSKKLQLNLFDAQNKLQRTWYLDPKEGLHKYRLAMQGKGLGFPDKNRSLNDTTEQAPTPLPCGYYRLELSYAGQKADQSFVYRLDPRLSDQISLEDLESSFHYRQKLDASLDSLHLASDWLKEAKMKIQISKELAQLSLKADQAKAYQDSLKSLEKGLKELEEKIFGKVVDGYYDQPETLQSQYNAILMYFWGNWAEVPSQAQILEDKYRKSEQAFLEEWKAFKQNDWPKFESLRQQFNLNLKG from the coding sequence ATGAAACGACCTTTATTCGTTGCCATTCTTCTCTTATTTTCCGTTCTGGGCTTTGCTCAAGACAGTATTCCCCAAAAACTTTTAAGTGATCTCAATTTCCGTTCTATCGGCCCGGCCGGGATGAGCGGTAGGATAACCGCCATTAAGGTTGATCCGCGTGATGATAATCGGATCTATGCAGGTTCGGCCTCGGGTGGACTGTGGCGCAGCGAAAATGGAGGCACCTCCTGGTCATGCATTTTTAATAATGAAGCGGTTAGCAGCGTAGGCTCTATAGCTCTGGATCCACAAAACCCGGATGTAATTTGGCTGGGTACCGGAGAAGGTAATCCTCGGAATTCCAATACAGGTGGGGCTGGTATCTATCGCTCTCCCGATGGTGGTAAAAGCTGGAAGCTGATGGGATTGGAGGAAAGCCGACATATCCATCGCATTTTGGTGCATCCCTATGACCCCAATATTATCTATGTAGCTGCGATTGGTAATCCCTGGGCAGACTCCAAAGATCGCGGGGTATATAAGAGTATTGATGGCGGTAAGAACTGGGAACTCATTCTCTACAATAATGAACGAACTGGTGCGGCTGAAATGGTTATGGATCCTCAAAATCCGGATAAGCTGATTGTAAATATATGGGAGCACCGCCGTAATCCCTGGTTCTTTAAATCGGGTGGTCCCGGTAGTGGTTTATATATCACCTATGATGGTGGTGCCAGCTGGAGCCAAAAAAGCGAGAAAGATGGTTTACCCAAAGGAGAATTAGGCCGCATGGGTATTGCGATTGCCCCCTCCCAGCCCAATCGCATTTATGCCTTGATTGAAAACAAAGAAAAGAACGCCCTCTACCGCAGTGATGATGGCGGTTCGAAATGGCAGAAGATTTCGGTGGACCCTAATATTGGCAATCGCCCCTTCTACTATGCTGAAATCTATGTGGATCCTGAAAATGAAAATCGGGTATATAGCATTTGGTCAGTGCTGAGTCGTTCCGAAGACGGAGGCAAAAATTGGGAGGTGATTGCTCCTTACGACTATATCCACCCGGATCATCATGCTTTTTACATTCACCCACAGGATCCCAACTATATTATTAATGGTAATGATGGTGGCTTGAACATCAGCCGGGATCGTGGTCGTAGCTGGCGATTTGTGAATAATCTACCCCTAGCCCAATTCTATCATATCAGCTACGATATGGAAATGCCCTATAATGTTTATGGCGGTATGCAGGACAATGGTTCCTGGAAAGGTCCGGCCTATGTATGGCGTGCCGATGGCATTCGCAATGATTATTGGGAAGAGCTCTTCTTTGGCGATGGCTTTGATGTTTTACCCGATCCTAATAACAATCGCTATGTGTATGCGATGAGTCAAGAGGGCTTTGTAGGTCGGGTAGATGTAAATACTGGGTATACCCAAATGATTCGCCCGGTGCATCCAGAGCATATAAAACTGCGTTACAATTGGAATGCCCCCATTGCTCAAGATCCCTTTGATAGCACTTGCATTTACTTCGGAGCTCAATTTGTGTTTAAGTCTAAAGATCAAGGTCAAAGTTGGGAAGTGATTTCTCCTGATCTCACTACTAATGATACCAGCAAGCAGCATTTTGATGAAAGTGGCGGTTTAACTTATGATGTAACCGGAGCTGAAAATTATACCACTTTACTCTGTATTGAGCCCGGCTTATCGCCCGGAGAGCTTTGGGTGAGCAGTGATGATGGCCTTTTACATTTAAGTCGTGATTCGGGTAAAAATTGGCAGGAATTAAGTGCTAAAATGAAGGCTCTGCCTGAAGGAGCTTGGATTCCCCAGATTGTGCATTCTGCCCATCAAAAAGGAGCGGCCTTTGTAGTAGCCAACGATTACCGCCGAGGAAATGAAAAGCCCTATCTCTATTATACCGATAATTACGGCAAGAGCTTCCGCAATATTGGTATGGACCTCCCCGCCTATGTGCTATCGGTGGTTCAAGATCCGGTTGATCCCAATTTATTATTTGCCGGCACCCAAAGAGGTCTTTTCTTTACTTGGGATATGGGTCTACACTGGCAAAAATGGACTAAGGACTTCCCTACTGTGCCCGTTAATGACCTTAAGATTCATCCCCGTGAGCATGACCTCATTGTAGGCACCTTTGGAAGAGCCGCTTATATTCTGGATCCTTTAGAGCAATTAAGGGAGAGTATTGCATTACATCGCCGTAATGAAAATCCTAAGCTGCAACTATACACGGTAAATGACCCTTGGAAGCATGCCACCAAAAGAGCGGATGGCTCTCGCTTTCCAGCGGATGGAATTTTCAAGGGGGAGAATCGTAATTCAGGATTGGAAGTCTTTGTTTACAATGGTTTTGAGAAGGAAGATTCGGTAAAAAGCAAAAAGCTCCAATTGAATTTATTCGATGCTCAAAATAAGCTTCAAAGAACCTGGTACCTCGATCCCAAAGAAGGTTTGCATAAATACCGCCTAGCTATGCAGGGCAAAGGTTTAGGTTTCCCTGATAAAAATCGAAGTTTGAATGATACCACAGAACAAGCCCCAACTCCCCTGCCCTGTGGCTATTATCGCCTAGAACTGAGCTATGCTGGCCAGAAGGCCGATCAAAGCTTTGTGTATCGACTGGATCCGCGTTTGAGCGACCAAATCTCTCTGGAAGATCTGGAATCTAGTTTCCATTATCGACAGAAATTAGATGCTTCTTTAGATTCATTGCATCTGGCAAGCGATTGGTTAAAAGAGGCCAAAATGAAAATCCAGATCAGTAAGGAATTAGCACAATTGAGCTTGAAGGCAGATCAGGCGAAAGCCTACCAAGACTCCTTGAAAAGCTTGGAGAAAGGCTTAAAAGAGCTGGAAGAAAAGATATTTGGCAAGGTGGTAGATGGCTATTACGATCAGCCGGAAACCCTGCAAAGTCAGTACAATGCGATCTTAATGTACTTCTGGGGCAATTGGGCGGAAGTCCCATCCCAAGCCCAAATTTTAGAGGATAAATACCGAAAATCGGAACAGGCTTTCCTGGAAGAATGGAAAGCTTTTAAGCAAAATGACTGGCCCAAATTTGAAAGCCTTCGTCAGCAATTCAATTTAAACCTAAAAGGATAA